Proteins encoded by one window of Rutidosis leptorrhynchoides isolate AG116_Rl617_1_P2 chromosome 7, CSIRO_AGI_Rlap_v1, whole genome shotgun sequence:
- the LOC139858629 gene encoding uncharacterized protein encodes MDKVSIFIIFLTVSLYKSLPPPVSALSPDGQTLLSLVSSAVTTSTVLSSWNSSSLTPCSWQGITCSPQNRVISVSIPNTFLNLSSLPPQLSSLSSLQLLNLSSTNISGQIPPSFGSFPHLRLLDLSSNSISGKIPPELGQLSSLQFLYLDSNQLTGKIPPQISNLSSLQYFCIQDNLINSTIPPQLGSLVSLQEFRIGGNPYLTGEIPPELGFLSNLTTFGVAATGLSGVIPSTFKNMINLQTLAIYDTEISGLIPPELGLCSELRNLYIYMNKLKGSIPNELGKLQKLSSLLLWGNSLTGPIPPELSNCSSLVVFDVSANQLSGEIPRELGKLTVLEQLHLSENLLTGSIPSELSNCTSLTAIQLDKNKISGQIPWQIGNLKMLQSFFLWGNMVSGIIPSSFGNCTELYSLDLSKNKLEGEIPEEIFGLNKLSKLLLLGNSLSGKVPKSVGKCQSLVRLRLGENQLSGPIPKEIGQLPNLVFLDLYTNHFSGVLPREIGQITVLELLDVHNNHITGEIPFELGNLVNLEQLDLSQNGFVGEIPLSFGNLSYLNKLILNNNLLAGPMPESIRNLQKITLLDLSSNNLSGQILPEIGSITSLTISLDLSRNRFQGEIPESINGLTQLQSLDLSHNLFHGKILILSSLTSLTSLNISYNNFSGPIPDTPFFRTLTPDAFIQNKDLCESIYGYSCSSRTASRKRLKSVKTIALVILILAFVTIVAAATWVFMSRNHMYMIKNSLADSNPDSRGDDFSYPWTFIPFTKLGFTIDNILDCLKDENVIGKGCSGVVYKAEMPNGEIIAVKKLWKTKKDEEPAIDSFAAEIQILGHIRHRNIVKLLGYCSNRSVKLLLYNHIANGNLQQLLQSNRNLDWETRYKIAVGSAQGLSYLHHDCVPAILHRDVKCNNILLDCKYEAYLADFGLAKLMSSTNYHHAMSRVAGSYGYIAPEYGYTMNITEKSDVYSYGVVLLEILSGRSAVENRLREGSHIVEWVKKKMGSFEPAVTILDTKLQGLPDQMVQEMLQTLGIAMFCVNSSPAERPTMKEVVALLMEVKISPEEWGKTSQPLIKQSSTHS; translated from the exons ATGGATAAAGTTTCAATCTTCATCATTTTCTTGACAGTCTCTCTTTACAAATCTCTCCCACCACCAGTCTCTGCACTGTCACCGGACGGTCAAACCCTACTCTCTCTCGTTTCCTCCGCCGTTACCACCTCTACCGTCCTCTCATCATGGAACTCGTCTTCACTAACGCCATGTTCATGGCAAGGTATCACATGTTCACCACAAAATAGAGTCATTTCTGTATCTATACCCAACACATTCTTAAACCTTTCATCTCTCCCACCACAACTTTCATCTCTTTCATCTCTCCAACTCCTCAACCTTTCATCCACCAACATCTCCGGCCAAATCCCACCGTCGTTTGGCTCTTTCCCACATCTCCGGCTACTAGACCTGTCCTCAAACTCAATATCCGGCAAAATTCCACCGGAGCTTGGCCAACTGAGTTCACTCCAGTTTCTTTATCTCGACTCAAATCAACTCACCGGCAAAATCCCACCTCAAATTTCAAATCTTTCTTCACTCCAGTACTTTTGTATTCAAGATAATCTGATAAACAGCACTATCCCACCTCAACTTGGATCACTAGTTTCACTTCAAGAATTTAGAATAGGTGGAAACCCTTATTTGACCGGAGAAATACCACCGGAGTTAGGGTTTTTATCGAATCTTACAACTTTTGGAGTTGCAGCTACTGGGTTATCTGGTGTTATTCCATCCACATTCAAGAACATGATCAATCTTCAAACTTTAGCTATTTACGATACTGAAATATCTGGTTTGATTCCACCAGAACTCGGGTTGTGTTCAGAGCTAAGAAATTTGTATATTTATATGAACAAACTTAAAGGTTCAATCCCAAATGAATTGGGTAAGCTTCAAAAGCTCTCTAGTTTACTTCTATGGGGAAATTCTCTGACAGGGCCAATTCCACCTGAGCTTTCGAACTGCTCATCGCTTGTTGTATTCGATGTTTCTGCTAATCAATTGAGTGGCGAAATTCCGCGTGAACTGGGAAAGTTAACAGTTCTTGAACAACTTCATTTGTCGGAGAATTTGTTAACTGGATCAATCCCATCAGAGCTTAGTAATTGCACGAGTCTTACCGCTATTCAGCTTGATAAAAACAAAATTTCAGGCCAAATTCCTTGGCAAATTGGGAATTTGAAGATGTTACAGAGCTTCTTTTTGTGGGGTAATATGGTTTCAGGAATCATTCCGTCTTCTTTTGGCAACTGTACTGAGCTTTACTCGCTTGATCTGTCGAAGAACAAGCTCGAGGGCGAAATCCCAGAAGAAATCTTTGGTTTGAATAAGTTAAGCAAATTGTTGCTACTTGGGAATTCATTGTCGGGTAAGGTGCCAAAAAGTGTTGGCAAATGTCAATCGTTAGTTAGATTAAGACTAGGAGAGAATCAGCTTTCGGGCCCGATTCCTAAAGAAATCGGTCAATTGCCAAACCTTGTGTTTCTTGATTTATACACGAATCATTTTTCGGGCGTTTTGCCTCGTGAGATAGGTCAAATTACGGTTCTTGAACTCTTAGATGTTCATAATAATCATATAACTGGTGAAATCCCATTCGAGTTGGGTAATCTGGTCAATCTTGAACAGCTCGATCTGAGCCAAAATGGGTTCGTAGGTGAAATCCCACTGAGTTTCGGTAACTTAAGCTACTTGAATAAACTCATCTTAAATAACAATTTACTCGCCGGTCCAATGCCTGAATCGATTAGAAACCTTCAAAAGATAACACTTCTTGATTTAAGTTCAAACAATCTTTCAGGTCAAATCCTACCTGAAATCGGGTCAATCACAAGTTTAACAATTAGTCTTGACTTGAGTAGGAATAGATTCCAAGGCGAGATACCCGAATCAATCAACGGATTGACTCAGTTACAATCACTCGATCTTTCACACAACTTGTTTCATGGCAAAATCTTGATATTGAGTTCACTTACCAGTCTCACTTCACTAAATATTTCCTACAATAATTTCTCCGGCCCTATTCCGGATACACCGTTTTTTCGTACCTTAACACCTGATGCATTCATACAAAACAAGGATCTTTGTGAATCTATTTACGGGTATTCATGCTCCTCAAGAACAGCCTCAAGAAAAAGGTTAAAATCAGTAAAAACGATAGCTTTAGTAATTCTAATCCTTGCATTCGTGACAATTGTGGCTGCAGCCACTTGGGTCTTTATGTCAAGAAATCACATGTACATGATCAAGAATTCTTTAGCTGACTCAAACCCTGATTCCCGAGGGGATGATTTCTCGTACCCGTGGACGTTCATTCCTTTCACGAAGCTCGGGTTTACGATTGATAACATTCTGGATTGTTTAAAAGACGAGAATGTGATCGGTAAAGGATGCTCGGGGGTTGTATACAAAGCGGAAATGCCAAATGGTGAGATTATTGCTGTCAAGAAGCTATGGAAAACGAAAAAGGATGAAGAACCGGCAATCGATTCTTTTGCAGCTGAAATTCAAATTCTGGGACATATCAGACATCGAAATATAGTGAAACTGTTGGGATATTGTTCTAATAGGAGTGTGAAGCTTTTGCTTTACAATCATATTGCTAATGGGAATTTACAACAATTGTTGCAAAGTAACAGGAATTTGGATTGGGAAACTCGGTATAAGATTGCGGTTGGGTCTGCACAGGGGCTCTCTTATCTTCATCATGATTGTGTGCCTGCAATTCTTCATAGAGATGTTAAGTGCAATAATATTCTTCTTGATTGCAAATACGAGGCTTATTTGGCAGATTTTGGGCTTGCAAAGCTAATGAGTTCTACCAATTATCACCATGCCATGTCACGAGTAGCTGGATCCTACGGATATATCGCTCCAG AATATGGTTACACGATGAATATAACAGAAAAGAGTGATGTGTACAGTTATGGGGTGGTGTTGTTAGAGATATTAAGCGGACGAAGTGCAGTTGAAAATCGATTGAGGGAAGGTTCACATATAGTTGAGTGGGtgaaaaagaaaatgggaagctttgAGCCAGCAGTGACCATTCTCGACACCAAGCTTCAAGGACTACCCGATCAAATGGTCCAAGAAATGTTACAAACGCTCGGGATTGCAATGTTTTGTGTTAACTCTTCACCCGCCGAGAGGCCAACTATGAAAGAAGTGGTTGCGTTGTTAATGGAAGTTAAAATTTCACCTGAAGAATGGGGCAAAACTTCACAACCTCTAATCAAACAATCATCTACTCATAGTTAG
- the LOC139857167 gene encoding DEAD-box ATP-dependent RNA helicase 39 has protein sequence MVATSRILTLSLSSTTTTRLSFSLFTFPKPHPPRRVYLGFRPITTTTSAAFTTTTTPITDEPSLESSKHSILLERLRIRHLKDSVGSSNNYKNGKKQQTLLGIEGGVDDGGLQDYGKKGKVSSFGELGLSEEVLGALGEMGITVPTEIQILGISNVLEGKSVVLGSHTGSGKTLAYLLPLVQLLRQDEALNGMVMKPRRPRAIVLCPTRELCEQVFGVAKSISHHARFRSTMVSGGGRIRPQEDALNSPIDMVVGTPGRILQHIDEGNLVYGDIKYLVLDEADTMFDRGFGPDIRKFLGPLKNRALKADGLGFQTVLVSATMTNAVQKLVDDEFQGIEHLRTSTLHKKVASARHDFIKLSGAENKLEALLQVLEPSLAKGNRVMVFCNTLNSSRAVDHFLGENQLATVNYHGEVPAVERVENLKKFKSDDGDCPTLVCTDLAARGLDLDVDHVIMFDFPLNSIDYLHRTGRTARMGAKGKVTSLITKKDLTLANRVEEAMRKNESLESLSLDNYQRESSSRPKLQDNNKGKGKKPIKVSDQRNNRTPSAAKSPTKRSSSSAPKSGKAVTFSKSPTNRSSSGIKSGKAVDFSKSKKTTGNASSTKPFSKPSISKKPVVKIGGKARSVSPKSGAPKTSSNTSKLNVVGFRGRSSSSVSMRAG, from the exons ATGGTAGCAACTTCAAGAATTCTAACACTTTCATTATCTTCAACAACCACCACTCGTCTCTCTTTTTCTTTATTCACTTTCCCCAAACCCCATCCTCCTCGAAGGGTTTATCTAGGGTTTagacccatcaccaccaccacctccgCCGCCTTCACTACCACCACCACTCCAATCACCGACGAACCATCATTGGAATCATCAAAACACTCCATTCTTCTTGAACGCCTTAGAATAAGACACCTTAAAGATTCAGTTGGGAGcagtaataattacaaaaatggtaAGAAGCAACAAACTTTATTGGGTATTGAAGGTGGGGTTGATGATGGGGGCCTTCAAGATTATGGAAAAAAGGGCAAAGTTTCAAGCTTTGGAGAATTAGGGTTGAGTGAAGAGGTTTTAGGGGCTTTAGGTGAAATGGGTATTACCGTGCCAACTGAAATTCAGATTTTGGGGATATCTAATGTGCTTGAGGGAAAAAGTGTTGTTTTGGGGTCTCATACTGGTTCAGGGAAAACACTTGCTTATTTGTTACCTCTTGTTCAG TTGTTGAGACAGGATGAGGCATTGAATGGCATGGTGATGAAACCAAGGCGTCCACGTGCCATAGTCCTGTGCCCAACAAGGGAGTTATGCGAACAG GTATTTGGTGTTGCAAAGTCAATAAGTCATCATGCTCGATTCAGGTCAACAATGGTTAGTGGCGGAGGTCGTATAAGACCCCAAGAGGATGCACTGAATTCACCTATCGACATGGTGGTGGGAACACCTGGTAGGATTCTTCAACATATTGACGAGGGAAACTTGGTGTATGGTGATATCAAATATCTG GTGTTGGATGAGGCAGACACCATGTTTGACAGAGGGTTTGGTCCGGATATTCGCAAGTTTCTTGGCCCATTGAAAAATCGTGCGCTAAAAGCTGATGGTCTTGGTTTCCAAACTGTTCTGGTGTCCGCGACAATGACAAAT GCCGTACAGAAGCTAGTTGACGATGAATTTCAAGGAATCGAACATCTTCGTACTTCAACTCTGCATAAAAAGGTTGCTTCTGCTCGCCATGATTTTATCAAGCTTTCAGGTGCAGAAAACAAGTTGGAAGCATTGCTACAG GTTCTGGAGCCAAGTTTAGCAAAGGGAAATAGAGTGATGGTGTTTTGTAATACTCTAAATTCCAGCCGTGCAGTTGACCATTTTCTTGGTGAAAATCAACTGGCTACCGTTAACTATCATGGCGAGGTGCCCGCAGTTGAAAG GGTTGAGAACCTGAAAAAATTCAAAAGTGATGATGGAGATTGCCCCACACTCGTTTGTACAGACTTGGCAGCTCGTGGATTGGACTTGGATGTTGATCATGTTATTATGTTTGATTTTCCCTTAAACTCT ATTGACTACCTTCATCGGACAGGAAGGACTGCTCGCATGGGCGCAAAAG GAAAGGTGACGAGTCTAATCACCAAAAAGGATCTGACATTAGCAAATCGTGTTGAGGAAGCCATGAGGAAAAATGAAAGCTTGGAGTCTCTCTCACTAGATAACTATCAAAGAGAGAGTAGCAGCAGGCCAAAACTTCAAGataataataaaggaaaaggtaAAAAGCCAATTAAAGTTTCCGATCAGAGAAACAACAGAACTCCATCAGCTGCAAAATCACCCACCAAAAGAAGCAGCTCATCGGCACCTAAATCTGGTAAAGCAGTCACCTTTTCCAAATCACCAACCAACAGAAGCTCATCAGGGATCAAATCTGGTAAAGCAGTAGACTTTTCAAAATCTAAGAAAACAACGGGTAATGCTTCTTCTACCAAACCCTTTTCAAAACCAAGTATCTCCAAAAAACCCGTGGTGAAAATTGGCGGGAAAGCTCGCTCAGTAAGCCCAAAATCCGGTGCCCCAAAAACTTCTTCAAATACTTCAAAGCTAAATGTTGTTGGATTCAGGGGGCGGAGTTCTTCATCTGTTTCAATGAGGGCTGGTTGA